The stretch of DNA AGCATGGAGGGGTTCGTGCGGTACCTGGTGGACAGCAAGCTTGTCTTCGACACCATCGAGCGGGTCGTCGCCGAGTCCACCGATGTCGCCTGTGAGTCGCAAATTTTCTTCCGCGTTATTTGCTGCTAGTTCAATTTTTGACAATCCGTGTTCTGGGGAGGGACTGCGTGATATCCTCGATTAGAATTTCTGTCACGGAGTAGATTTGTAGTTTTGACGCTGATTTGGGGTATATGTTGCTTGCACTTGAATGTTTACATTCACATTTATGCGATGATAAGATTGTGGCATTATCAACTCCGCGAAATACTGCTCGTCAAATATATGTTCTGTTTAGGATGAATTCAGAGCAGATACAAATGACTAACTCTCATCCCGTATCTTATCTCACATTTTTTTCCTCGGTACTGGAATCGTACATAATAGTTTGTGATACAAATTCGAGTGCTGATAGTCTTGATCACAAATTCAGAGCTAAAATACACGATGAGGATCATTCAAATGACAGTCTTCATCACTAACGTGGATCATCTCAACCATAAACACTTACTCGAATATTAAGTGAAAACAACAGTCATAATATCGCTATGTGATGATCATTCAAACATCCCACATGTCTGGAGTTCAACTGCATTATAATTTGAACAAGCAATATAGGGCGAGTAGTTTGCAATAGCGCCATATTTTTTTAAACAAGACTCGGAAGTTCTATAAACTGTCAGCTGAATGATTTAATATTATAACATGCTACCTTTCTATTTTAGAGGAACATATTACCATTCCAAAATGTAATTGTCCACACCTTTATACAAGTTTGAGCCACACCATTGCCCATGGGTGCTGGGCGAGGTGCTAGGTTGTCGGCATATGGACTGGATAGTATTCAGATACTATGGGAAGTATTTCCAGTATATTTTCAGTCTTGTGCCTTTCCCTTTGTCCAATCTTATAATTTTGGGGGGTGGGGCTACCTGACTTCTATTCTTGAATCTGAGAAAAATGTTGAATATTCATTTTTTTCCCTTTGCTCTGATTCTATCTGAGCCCCTTCGTTTGAACAGATGGTTGGGAACTACCTGTTCCATTCACATTCCTAATTGTATTAGATTTTTACCATACCATTTCTGTTTTCGCAAGAGGAATGTATAATTGTATATAGGTATATATTTGGGCTGGCAGGCAGATATTTGATGATAGGAATACCTTTTTACTGCCAAAATAGAGATGTGCTGCAAACTATGTAACATGCTGACTTATCCCAGTGTTCAGTTTCTAGCCCTATTTGGTATTCCAATCCAAACTTGTGATAGGACAGTATTATTAATAAGTTAGGATGGTTAAGTAAGACATGATGCTGATACAGCTTCTGGAAATGTATACATTTCTATGTTTGTATGTGCACTGGTAAATGGTTTAAGATTCATTCTGAGGTCTGAGCTTTGAGATGAGACATGCTTTGGACTTCTGCCCTCTGGCTGTGTAGTGACTTCCATGCAGTTTGCTCTTTCTATTTAAGTTTTGTAGTGTCCTCCGAAAGATATGAATTTCATATGCTGCTCTGAAATTGAGATGATAGACCATCAAGGTAAAGATCATGTCGAGGGCATTAGCATGTAGGTAATCTTGTGCATCTCCACTGGATCccaaaaaaatagtaaatattGTTTGAAATGAACCAACAAATATGCTGTGTTGTCTGTCAAACACATGCAATTAAGTGCTTCAAAGATGCATAATTTGAAAGCTCATTGCTTACATAGCAAAGTGGCTCTAGATCCTGAGGGAAAAATGTCAAATTGTTCCGGTTTGACACAGCTGCAGCTCCAAGAATTTTTGGAGCTAGTCATCCCTAGCTCAAGAAATTCTTGGTGCTAGAGCTGTGGACACACCAATGGTATTTGGTTGAGCAAATTTGTTCCCATTTGGTTGAGCAAATTTGTTTTACCTTGCAAATTCCAAATCCTGCAGGGATCTTAGAGTTGGAACTGTGCCAATCAAGCCTCTAACTAAACAGAAATGACAGTTAATTACTCACATATATTTAATTTAATGTTTGGTCAGATGTTTACTTCAGGAAAAGTGGTTTGGAGCGTTCAGCCCGCATTTCAAAAGATTTGGAGTGGTTCAACGAACAAGGGATTGCAATTCCAGAGCCGAGTACTTTAGGAACAACTTATGCAACTTATCTGACTGAACTGGCTGAGAGCAACGCCCCTGGATTCCTCTCACATTATTACAATATCTATTTTGCACATATAACTGGAGGTGTGGCAGTAGGCAAAAAGGTAACGCACTGCTTGGCCTGATAAATTCTCCACCACCATTGCTTTTCAATTTTAATGTGATTTATCCATGACATTGCCAATATACTAAAATGTAAAGGTTGCAGTTTTACATTTCTTATCCAGATATGAGATGATTAAGTTCCACTAATTTTCAGCTATATGAGATTATTTAGGTATTTTTCATATATGACCCCTGTGGCATTTGGCACGCTAGTAAGTGGTCGCCATCATTTGttgagactttttttttttgatcggATCATTTGTTGAGACTTGAGAGTTGAGACATTAAAATACTAGGGTTGAGGTTTTTACCTAGAGACTACAGATGAGACCTGGGAGTCTAGGATAGTGCAAAAGACCTAACTGGGCCGTGTGAACCTTGGGGCACCTGCATCTACATGAGGCAGGCCCAACTTTGGGTGGGCCACATGCTGGGTTGCTGGTAAGGGACATAGTCAAGAAGTAAATGATTTTGGTACGTTGTATGTACCTGATATGCAATTTAAGAGTACGGGGTTTCTGGTGTCCGGAATTCTCCATTGAATTCCACCCATTACCAATTACCATTTGCTTGTACAACTCTTCATGCTCTCCAAGTATACACTGTCTCGGGATTAGAAAGTCTCTGAACAGAAAAATACATTGATTTGTAATAGATCAGCAAGAAAATTCTGGACGGAAGGGTGTTGGAGTTTTACAAATGGGACACTGATGCTGAGCTTCTGCTGAAAGATGCTAGGGATAAGCTTAATGAACTTAGCAAGGTACGTGCTACATAACAATTTTCCTGctatctttgaaattttgtctGAGCAGCCTATGTGCTTCTGCTGTGCAGCACTGGACTCGGAAGGATAGAAACTTGTGCTTAAAAGAAGCTGCTAAATGCTTCCAGTACCTGGGAAAGATGGTCCGGTTAATCATCTCATGAGCCATTATGGCTGGTAGACAAGCCTAGTTAATCTAATCTCACTGCATGCATTAGCAGATGTATTCTAGAAGTCTGGAAAAGCTAGAGATCTTAGTATCAGTGGAGGCTTATATAGCGCACTTCTGAGAAGGCATGCAAGGCAACATCCTTACCAGCTAAATAACATGTCAGAAGTCTGAAGGGTCCTTTGGTGCTAGAGATGGAAGCTGGTCAGTGAGCACTACATGATGGACGTCCAAAATCCAAATGGCAGGCCACCCCGGTTTCTTTTTTTGGCGTGCATATATGGTAGAGTTGCTCGTTTGACCAGTGAGACGCCCTTCCTGCAGCACGCCAGCACCAAAGGTAGTGCAAAGTTGAAAAGGATTTTCCGTTGTGCGTTGTCAGGGTTGCCTGGGGGCCTGGGCAGGCAGTATGTTGGATCATGCCATCCACGCAGAGATGATGCATGCCTGAAGATTAACATGAGGTCATGACTCATGAGCAAATGGACTGTCATGCATCTCAGCTCCCCGGATGTTGCGCCTGGATTACCGTGGCTTCTTAAACTGCTAACACGGATTCATCAGGGTGGAATGTATAGCTGTAAGCGACATCCTTGTGTGTCAGCTGTCAAAATGTGGACTGAAAGATTTATCGTTGAGATATGTGCACTGTGATATGCCAAAGTTCAAAACgatttccctttttttcttctttgattCTGTCCTGCCAATTCAAATGTTTTCCATGGCATTGAAACTGGATGCACGGTGCTGCCCCCACGGCACGGTCCATGCTCCTGGCGAGGCGCGGCAGGCTTGAGCAGAGCCTGCAGCCTGCTCCTTGCCCGATCGGGTCCCAGGGACCATGTGGATCACGGGCTGGTACAGGCTGCTGCTCCCAATACCGGCGGCAGCCGAGTGCGTCGTCAATCATCATCTGCAAGGACGGCAGCAAGCATGACAGAACAACTCCCTTTCATGGCCCAGAGTATGAAAGTGTAGTGGGGCGGGGGTGTGTCGCCCCACTATATACGTTTTAGTATATAGctggccttgtttagtttcccgtaaaaaaatttacatttggACACGCATATTaaatataaacaaaaaaaaaatcagttttcACATGTTGTCTGTAAATTgtatgagcctaattagtccatgattagacagtaaattgctacagtaacatgtgctaatgatgaattaattagttttaataaatccgtctcgtagtttacagaagagttttgtaattagttttgtggttaatctatatttaatacttgaaatgtgaaaaaaaatcttttcaaaaactttacctAGGGGACTAAACAAGGTCCGAGTGGAAAACCCTGAAGTTTGGTGAAGCATGCATCTTTCTTTCGTGAGAATATATTGTAGATCGAGTTTGTATCACCTCCATATTGCTAGTATCTTTTTAGGTCGGTCTCATGATACTTTTGCAACGGGAAAAAGGAAGGTATGATGGCACCTTTGCACTAGTGATGGGGAATTGGGGACGTAATAAGAAACGAAAGAAGCAGCTTTCGTTGGAGTGCCACTCATTCTCCTTGACAAGTACGCAAAGCCGTGGAGAAGAGGAGCCGTGGCACCACGCCAAATGATGTGGCGAGTGGCAGCCTGCGGAGAGCAACGCATATCCGATCCTTTTCTGCCCTTTTTATTCACCAGGTGCGCAACGCGTTGGCACGGACGCAGGGTAAGTAGAGTACAGCAATCTCCGGATCCACTCCCGCCCAATGGAAGAAGGACGTACTACGTTAACACGCActgcaaccccccccccccccccccccccccccgagagtCACGCGTGGATGGAATGGATTGATCTGTGTAGGTTTGTGTgttccatgccgccgccggttgATTGGCTGGCGGCTAAGATCTGATCTGATCGTGACCCTTCCGCAACGTTGAACGTTGGGGTTTGGTGAGGTGCGGCAGGCAGCACTACAGGTCGGAGCTAGTAGGCAGGAAGGTCAACTTCAGCTCGCACCGGTGTCATGTCACTACCCAGCACGCAGTCAGCACTCTGCACTCGGTACCCAGCGTCGGTGCGTATGTTCTTCTTGATCCGTCGTCCCACACGGACCACACCACGGCCACGTGGGCACACGTGAGCGTGGCACAGTGGCAGCAGCCAGGTATTAGAATTTAGAGTTTGGGTATTCAACATTTTTAGCCGTTGTATGCTGCAGGCCACTCGCGTCTCGTTATCAGCAGCCGTCACCGACCGGAAGCGGAAAGGACGCGGTCACGCGTGAAGGAGGAAGCGGAATCGGGATGATCGGGGCTGGGGACCTGAGGTCGTTGCCGGTTGGGGGTCGCGAACGAGCCATCGCTGCTTTGCCTAGGGGACAAGAGCTGCCTAACGCTGAGACGCGAGAGGAATGGAAAGCGAAGCACGGCCGTAAAAAGCACGGTCCAGGCATAGACTGGTACAATGGTAATGGCGGATCCAAAAATTGAGCATTGGGGGCTtatttctccttcttcttcctctcgttttcttcttcttcttactcctcttcttcttcctctacctCATCAATGGCCAAAAAATGTTGGGGGGAGGGGGCAGGGGCTCCATGTGATGCATGGGGgtagggggctccagcccccctgcCTCCACGCTGGATCCGCCCTGCACAATGGCAATAGTGTTCGGACCGGCCCAAAGTATCACCCCGAGTATGCCCCGTTTAACTAGGTTGCCGGATCGGCCTATTTAATAGGAAAAATCCTAACCCTAACTTCTCCTAGCTACTCGACCGCCATCCCGACCGCTTCCTCTCTCATGCTTGTGCCGCTTCACTTCTGCTCATCGTCTTTTTGGCGCCGCTGGCCTCCCGCATGACTTCGCAGGCCGTTGCTCTAGCCTCCCATGGCTACCTCTCCACTTGCTGCCCGCCGCTCCAACCTCTCGTGGCCTCCTCTCCACTCGTAGGCCGCCGCTTCAGCTTTCCGCGCGAACTCTCTGCTTCATCGgttgccgatccatcttcccgTGTGGCCTCCCCGCTCCAACAGCTTCGACTCCTGTGGGCCGCCACCCTCTTAGCTCTGCCCGCCGCAAGCAGGACGACACGGGCCGTCGGTTCATCGGCTCGGCACGACACGTCCCAGTCGTTGTGGATGGGTTGTGCTGTAATGGCGTGCTATAACTGGTCCGTACCATGCCGGGGCGGGCAGCCTGTTTGACTATCTATATAATCTGGCGGATGGCAAACTGTTGGTACAATACTCCTACGTACTCTTTCCGTTCCAAATCATAGGTTGTTTGACTGTTTTAACACTAAATTTGACCATtcgttttatttaaaaatttgtgcaaatatattaaaatttaagtcattatttgaagaacttgtattgataatgTAAACCACAACAACAAAAAtaatattttgtaaaaaaatttaaataataGAAGTGGTCAAATTTAGAGTCAAAAAGTCAAACGATCGATAATTTGGATCGGAGTGACTTACTAGCAGCTGCTAAGGTTGTTTCTGCTTTTGAGTTTGACTTTGCTTCCTCTGATCCGCGCCCCTCGAACTTCGAACTTTTAAATTAGAAACACTCTGGCTTGGCGTAACGCCGTAACCTGAACCTGCGGTGTCCAGCTA from Panicum virgatum strain AP13 chromosome 9K, P.virgatum_v5, whole genome shotgun sequence encodes:
- the LOC120652142 gene encoding probable inactive heme oxygenase 2, chloroplastic, whose product is MPLLAAAASAVAPPPSLRVGPLISLRTPRTGALALTVARCAPSPSAPAAAEAPAPPQEAKPKPRRYPRQYPGEAVGVAEEMRFVAMRLRNPKRTTIKDEPRAETEASDASEDDDDDDDGGVKEEHEKEEEGELQEGEWMPSMEGFVRYLVDSKLVFDTIERVVAESTDVAYVYFRKSGLERSARISKDLEWFNEQGIAIPEPSTLGTTYATYLTELAESNAPGFLSHYYNIYFAHITGGVAVGKKISKKILDGRVLEFYKWDTDAELLLKDARDKLNELSKHWTRKDRNLCLKEAAKCFQYLGKMVRLIIS